The region CAGTTTTACCTTAGTCCCTTTCGGTCCTTTGATAAGCTGCACTACATCATCTAAACGCCAGCCAACCACATCGACGATTTTTTCACCATCTTGACCGACGCCGATAATTTTATCGCCTTCAGCCAGTTGTTTACCCTTCTCTGCCGGTCCACCTTTTACCAGTGAACGGACGACCGTGTAGTCGTCAGTATCTTGCAATACCGCACCTATCCCTTCGAGAGATAAGTTCATCTCTGTCTGGAATTGTTCAGCACTACGCGGAGAAAGATAGCTAGTATGAGGATCAATAGAGCGCGCGAAGGCATTCATGTACATTTGAAATACATCTTCGCTGTGGGTTTGAGTTAGACGTTTAATGGCATTGTCGTAACGCTTTGCCAACGTCTTTTTGATTTCTGGCCACTCTTTACCTGATAACTTCAGGTTAAGCGCGTCATATTTCACTCGCTTACGCCATAAATCATCAAGCTCTGCCACGTTTTGCGGCCAAGCTTCTTTAGAACGGTCTAACTCGATTGACTCATCGGTGTCGAACTTAATTTCATGATCAAGTAGAGATAACGCGTATTGATAACGTTCAAAGCGTTTTTTCTCAGACAAGTTATACAAATCAAACGCGATTTGGTTATCACCTGCCTTAAGTTGATCATCCAGTTCTGTGGACCAAGTTTTAAATGAATCAATATCCGCTTGGGTAAAAATGTTGTGGTTGTAATCCAACATATTTATATAGCGGTCAAAGATCTTCTTAGAAAACTCGTCGTCGAGATTGAAATGTTTGTAATGAGAACGGGTGAATCGAGAAGTCACTCGCTTGCTTGCAATTTCATGTTGAGCTTGAGGTGCAAGAACAGGCAGGTCTGATTCATGAATGGTGGCTTCGACAGCCTCAGCTGAAAAGGCTGCTAGCCAAACGCTAGCAGCAATCAGAGTCAATTTTGAACGGCATTTCATGCGTAGGAATGTCTCCTTTATGCGCGTAGATGCTCCACTTTCACAACCATTTGTAGGCCGTTGCCAAGCTGAACACGCACATCTTCCTTATTGATTTCAACGATGGTCGCAGCCATGTTGCCTTTGCCCATGTTGACATTCACTTGTTTACCGATGATCACTTCATCAGCATTCAAAGAACGAGTTTCCACTGGCTTTTCTGCTTTTGGTGCTGTTTTTACTTGTGGACGACGAGGCTGTTGTGGCTTTTTCGCTTTTGGCGATTTTGCTTTTGCTTCTTCACGAGCTTTTTTGTTCTGCTCTTTACGACGTGCATCAACACGAGCTTTGCTTTCTGCAAGTGCTGCTTGAGCATGATCAACATGTTCTTGCTCTAGTGCACCACACTCGTTTCCATCTAAGTCCACACGTACAGCACCAGGTTTAACACCGTGCAGATAGCGCCATGAAGAAGTGTACTGTCTTAACGCAGCACGCAGCTGAGTTTTGCTCACTTTCGGGTCGTCACTTAGGCGATCAGCAAGGTCTTGAAAAATACCAATTTTCAAAGGTTTTGCTTCACCATCTAAAGTAAAGCATTTAGGGAAACATTCAGCAATATATGCAATCACTTCTTTGCTGTTTTTTAACTTTTCAGTGTTTTCCATGAGGATTCCTGGTTTGTGCGGCTAAGTCCGCTAAACATTTTGACAAATATGTCCGGTATTATAGTGACCTGTCTAGGAAAAACCACAGGTAAACACCAATTTATGCGTTGTTAGCGTGTGAATTAAGCAGCTTTTCCACCTCAGTCATCAAATTGGTCAATCCTTGTTGATCAATTTCACTAAATCGGCCAATAGATGGGCTATCAATATCAAGCACACCTGCTACTTTGCCATTGATAGAAAAAGGAATAACCAATTCAGAGTTACTTGCAGCATCACAAGCAATGTGACCTTCAAATTCGTGTACATCGTAAATACGTTGCACGCTATTAGTAGCGACAGCCGTACCACACACGCCTTTACCAACCGGAATACGAACACAAGCGGGTAAACCTTGGAATGGGCCTAAAACCAATTCATCTTTATCCATTAAATAAAAACCGACCCAATTGAGGTCTTCAAGTTCCATATTTAATAGTGCGCTGACGTTCGCTAGGTTAGCAATGAGGTTAGGCTCTGACTCGACAAGAGAGACAGCTTGTTTGGTTAAACGTTGGTATTGTTCGATATTCATAAAAACTTCCGATTGAAAAAAACAAAGACTTCACTAAAAGGAGTTCGTACAATGTTGCCCTACTTATTATAAGGATGCACTCACTACTCTAATGACGTACTCCAGTGACACTATTAACGGTTCTTGGCTCATAACACAAGCGAAAAGACATAGGTCAAAGCTGATTTTAGCCAATATCATCGCCCTGCTTGCTACCGCAGTCAGCGTTCCTGTTCCCCTCTTAATGCCACTGATGGTCGATGAGGTTCTCATGCATAAGCCTGGTAAAGGCTTAGAGATCATGAATCAGGTTCTACCGAGTGCTTGGCAAACCGCCATTGGATATATCTTCTTTACGCTGTTCCTTGTTGTGCTCATGAGAACCATAG is a window of Vibrio porteresiae DSM 19223 DNA encoding:
- the proQ gene encoding RNA chaperone ProQ, translated to MENTEKLKNSKEVIAYIAECFPKCFTLDGEAKPLKIGIFQDLADRLSDDPKVSKTQLRAALRQYTSSWRYLHGVKPGAVRVDLDGNECGALEQEHVDHAQAALAESKARVDARRKEQNKKAREEAKAKSPKAKKPQQPRRPQVKTAPKAEKPVETRSLNADEVIIGKQVNVNMGKGNMAATIVEINKEDVRVQLGNGLQMVVKVEHLRA
- a CDS encoding GAF domain-containing protein; this translates as MNIEQYQRLTKQAVSLVESEPNLIANLANVSALLNMELEDLNWVGFYLMDKDELVLGPFQGLPACVRIPVGKGVCGTAVATNSVQRIYDVHEFEGHIACDAASNSELVIPFSINGKVAGVLDIDSPSIGRFSEIDQQGLTNLMTEVEKLLNSHANNA